A segment of the Sander lucioperca isolate FBNREF2018 chromosome 7, SLUC_FBN_1.2, whole genome shotgun sequence genome:
gatcagatgtgcctttcgtttagatgGCAACggtgtttttggggcttaaaaacgcaaaaaagtgaaaccaccctccagagtggaaatcttgaAAAATGCTCCACCATCGCGTTCCCGTCTAATgggtaaaaacgcaaaagtctgctctgggcctgcacgattcgggggaaaatatgaattatttttcacgattctctgccttttcacacgaagtgtaatgtttattgcacacgtgaaccatgacaaaagaaaacaaattggcGGTACCAAACAGATGTATTacacagaggcttcaatgaagagaagggagagcactGCAGCGCttgaaaaccttttttatacCGTCTAcgtttaaaactcacagaagaaagtaggagcgtttgtgatgcagtcggctcgtaaaattaaatgagaatcaaagtcaaaaataaataaatatatataaaaaatatatatatatatatatatatatatatatatatatatatatatatatatattatatatatatatataaaatatatatataaaatatatatatatataatatattttatatatatattttatatatatatatatattttttatatatatatatatatatatatttttttttttatatatatatattttttactttgattatatatatatatatatttttttatatatatatatatatatattttatatatatatatatatatatatatttttttttttttatatatattttttttacttttatatatatatattttatatatatatatttttatatatatattttatatatattttatatatatatatatttttttatattttttttaactttgattatatatatatatatatatattttttttttttatatatatattttatatatatatataattattttattttttttttatcaaaaacaaaatcaaagttatttcaaaattaaatcgtgaacagggtgaatcgagatcgcgatttaataacgattaatcgtgcaggcctagtctGCTCCGATCTGCTCACGGTGGCTCTCGTTGCGTACGCGTTTACGTCACAGGCAAGCAATGAAACCAAACTCTTCCATCCAAGATTCCTCCACTTGATCACTTTCAGTCATTGCTGCCGCCGCTAGCTTCGGAGCTTCGAGTCTTGAaattcccatgatgctttgcgagaGCTTGTTGACGTTTTGTCAACCAATGGAAGGcgggtccgtcacacattacgcccaCATAAGGCATCCGAGGGAGGACAAAGATTGTTTATTGTGAGGAAAGATCACTCGATGTCAGAATAGTAAGAGGCGCGCGGTGGTGATGTttgtggcagtgcttcacaccACCACATAGCCGCCTGGTGTGCaaactacatcgaatttcacacacttttgcgtcaccatatgcacgcagattccCCCCACCCAaaacgctcgtctaaacgcAGAATAAGAGGTGAGAAcgaaacgccacttttgcgtttttctcttcagatcgtttccgtctaaacatagcctaaatttggagaatcgtgacacccctagatAGCTTGTTGAGCTTGCCTTCTTTTCCAACCTTCATAGACAATTTGGCGAATGTAATCATAATTAAACAACACAGATGTAGTATTTTAGTTTGTTGGGTGACTAATGAAGTTCCTGAAGTTGTAACTTGTGAGTAAAATGTCTCACCGCGTGTTTTCCCAGGGTGCCGTGCTGTCCGGACCTCCTGGGACGGGGAAGACTCTGCTGGCTAAAGCTACAGCCGGAGAGGCCAACGTCCCCTTCATCACCGTCAACGGCTCCGAGTTCCTCGAGATGTTTGTGGGCGTCGGCCCTGCCAGGGTGAGCAGAAGAAACCAGATCGCATCTCTTGTCAGACCCCAGGACTCTGGGCAACAACTGCCCCCCCCTTCCCCgcaaattattttatattagtACAATATATGAGTACAATATTTCAATATATGAAGCATGAACTGCTCTGGTGGATAGTTGAGGAGAAACAGCTGTGATGTTTTGTTAAACAGAGCGTCTGATTGGGTTTTCCTTCTCCACAGGTGAGGGACATGTTCGCCATGGCGAGGAAGAACGCCCCCTGCATCCTCTTCATCGACGAGATCGACGCCGtggggaggaagaggggaggcGGGAACTTTGGCGGTCAGAGTGAACAGGAGAACACGCTGAACCAGCTGCTGGTGGAGATGGACGGTACGGCTCAGGAGTTCAAACACACGATGAAGCTACTCTGTGGAAGGGGAACACGAATGTTCAAACGAGAAGAAaggtccaaggcactcttctagctaaattttttttaaaagcctttTATTTAAATGGCTAGAAATCTTAGCACGTTAAAAATAGATAGGCAGCAACCCACGCATGGCGGCACAAAACGGCCTTCTTCAGGGTGACGCTTCagctttttgattttaaattatgttttaaagagctcatattatattatgctcattttcaggttcataattgtatttagagaggttgtaccagaataggtttacatcgtttaattttcagaaaacaccatatattttagttgtactgcacattgctgcagctcctctgaagcagagtatgaggacgtgccctgacagtacctaggtaaggactactagccagtcagaagcagagtatgagggcgtgtcctgacagtagctaactaaggactactagccagtcagaagcagagtatgagggtgtgccctgacagtacctaggtaaggactactagccagtcagaagcagagtataagggcgtgccctgacagtacctaggtaaggactactagccagtcagaagcagagtatgaggacgtgccctgacagtagctaggtaaggactactagccagtcagaagcagactATGAggacgtgccctgacagtacctaggtaaggactactagccagtcagaagcagagtatgagggcgtgccatgctagcagctaggcgatcattataacgtgtgttccaaagtgaccacgtttgtctctgaagtaaaggctggactacaatagagctgtttggagcagtttgtgaacagtgttttctgttggagatggtaagtccctttgggggggactttgggcttttgttgctataacagctactgttttttatttatttttttgatgcTTTACAGGTTTTAACACAGCGACTAACGTGGTGGTTCTGGCCGGAACCAACAGACCCGACATCCTGGATCCTGCACTGATGAGACCGGGACGCTTCGACAGACAGATCTACATAGGTAACGAGCTGATTGGTGAAACTGAAGGAGTCCTCTGTTACTACAGATAGAGACGTGTGTTTACCCTCTGAACATATTCAACATTATTCCTGAGATGAAGAAGAAGGTAGAGATAATATCTACACCTTCTTCTTTTGGGGGCTCTACACCCAGATAATTCATTTCTAACGTTGACTGTGAAAATAATTCACAAAACCTCAGTGTCTAAAAAAATTAAGCCAAagctgaagctccttaaagccattggctccaaaaagaagtctgtgtGTAAgaagtgaatttttttttcactctgttgttggagaacacaggcctgaaatacacctATATACCTATACCACTtatgtatactatatataccTATACCACTTATGTATACCTATACCacttatatatactatatatacctATACCacttatatatactatatatacctATACCACTtatgtatactatatataccTATACCACTTATGTATACCTATACCacttatatatactatatatacctATACCACTTATATATACCTATaccacttatatatatatatatctataccacttatctatatctctatatatatatatatatatatatatatatatatatatatatatatatatatatatatatatatatatatatatatatatatatatatatatatatatatctctatatatatatctatctctatctatatctatatatatctatatctatatctatatatatctatatctggTCTGGCAGCTGCCCTCAGCCGCAAACAATTAGGCTCtttaagctggaggcagagTTGATTGACTCCTCTCGATTGGCCAGTCAGGTGGTGGCCTGCCGCACCAATCAGCAGCTCCCTTCTCCAGGCACTGGGCGGGGCTTTCCTGGTCCATCCAATCAGCAGCACGGGATGGCACAGCCTGCTTTACATCTCATATCATACTCATTATATcaaatctccactggatgactctCTTCAGAAGGGTTAAAAATCAACATCTTTCcccctttaaagtgcccatattatgaaaaaatcactttttctgggatttggggtgttattttgtgtctctggtgcttccacacacatacaaactttgaaaaaaatccatccatgctgtttagagtgagatacggtttctgaatgtgtcctgccttcagtctctgggtgagctgttcaaaatctgcacgagcagcgagcaggctaaccgcaaccattagctcgtagcgttagcatgctaacgctaatgctaacgctagcatgctacctcgttcttaatagcaaagcactgctacaacacacacaagttcaccataatctacaaaagaactacttccatgtgggccctcatttagaagtctcccagctaatcctgccttgtaactgaccgaagttgtagaaacagcctttcttttactgtctatggagctagctagctgacatgatctacatctgagctactgagcatgtgcaagtgcaatcaaagatagtacagaagaagaagaagaagaaaagaggtctcactctgtagctaaaacagagaccagctgaaaagaggatctgcagcagtgagagagagcggtgcagtacaacaacaatatggtgtttttttaaaattaaaccatgtaaacctattctggtacaaccttaaaatacaatatgaacctgaaaatgagcataatatggctgctttaatgtttattttagcGCAGCGCCTTTGCAACCATAAACTGGCTATCCTAAATGTTACCATCCCATCGGCCCCCTCTTCCTTCCATATCAAGCGACTGATTCTGTAACTGAAGTGGTCTGATGGTTTTAAATGGTATGTGGCAGCAGACTTAAGggcttttctttcctcccgttTCCTCTTAGGTCCGCCGGACATTAAGGGCAGAGCGTCCATCTTTAAAGTCCACCTGCGGCCGATCAAACTGGACCCCAACATGGACAAAGACTTTCTCGCCAGGAAGATGGCTGCTGCCACGCCGGGATTCACCGGTACGTTCCTGCTGCATCGTCTGTCacagtttagtgggttttttttttttttttatgaaaactgTTTAACCTCTGGATGCTCAGTTAAGTCCACACAGCCTAAATTACGTAAATACACTGAGAGAAAAGGGATAGTTGAGATTTTCTGAAGTGTGATTGTATGAGCTACTTCAATTTAAATTGtattcatagtatcaaatcataacaagttatctcaagacactttagtaggtctagaccacactataatttataaagacgcaacaattccagtaattcccccaaaacCTGCCTTTTGGTTTAAGAAGAGAAAATCAGCATTTTACAGCTGCTAGcatgtttatatttataaaGAATGTGTTTAGCGTTAAGCAAACTAGCTTTGGATGTTTGTTGACGGATGTATGTCACCAGGAGCCGATATCGCCAACGTCTGCAACGAGGCGGCGCTGATCGCCGCCCGGCATCTGAACACGTCCGTCAACGGGAAACACTTCGAGCAGGCCATCGACCGCGTCATCGGAGGTCAGTGTGGCGACTTCCAGCCgcctctctttgtttttacacCTTTGTGCTACACGTGTTCGTGTAATTATTTGTAATCTGCATCATGGTAAgttccctgtttttttttttttggtctccttttgtccccaatttggaaaatgttggaaaatgcttcaaaaacgtgggagaattaaaaaaataaataaataaatcaaaaggcgcagaaaaaaatcaacaaacgTTGAATAATGTGACCAAGAAGTCCCAAAAAAAACttaaactaaccctaaccctaacaaaaaaagtgacaaactttgTTTTGTCCCAGTAATGGTCGAAGGAAAGTCCTGAGCGCTTTTTGAAGTTAAACAAGTTCAACTTTTTTGAAAGAAACGCCCTACGTCAAGCTCTTTTTGGACAAAACGACCAATGACAagcggagtagccagacctgtcgTTTCCATAACAACAAGAATAAATGGAGTCGGAGCACGAGTTATACGATATGACTGGTGCTCAGTGTACAGGGAACTCACtttgttttagctaacgttagcacctctctctctgtctctctctttgtctctctgtctctctctctttctgtctgtctctctctctgtctctctctctctgtctgtctctctctgtctgtctgtctctctctctctctctctttctctctgtctgtctctctctctctctgtctgtctgtctctctctctgtctctctctctctgtctgtgtctctctctctctctctgtctgtctctctctctctctgtctcgctctctctctctctctgtctcgctctctctctctctgtctctctctctctctctctctgtctctctctctctctctctctgtctgtctctctctgtctgtctgtctctctctctctctctctctctctctctttctctctgtctgtctctctctctctctgtctgtctgtctctctctctgtctctctctctctgtctctctgtctctctctctctctctgtctgtctctctctctctctgtctctctctctctctgtctcgctctctctctctctgtctctctctctctgtctctctctctctctctctctctgtctgtctctctctctctctgtctgtctgtctctctctctgtctctctctctctgtctgtctttctgtctctctctctctttctctctgtctgtctctctctctctctgtctgtctgtctctctctctgtctctctctctctgtctctgtctctctctctctctctgtctgtctctctctctctctgtctcgctctctctctctctctctctctctctctctctctctgtctctctctctctctctctctgtctctctctctctctctctctgtctgtctctctctgtctgtctgtctctctctctctctctctctctctttctctctgtctgtctctctctctctctgtctctgtctctctctctgtctctctctctctgtctctctgtctctctctctctctctctctctctctctctctctctctctctctctctctgtctctctctctctctctctgtctctctctctctgtctctctctctctctctctctctgtctgtctctctctctctctgtctgtctgtctctctctctgtctctctctctgtctctctgtctctctctctctctctctgtctgtctctctctctctctgtctcgctctctctctctctgtctctctctctctctgtctgtctctctctctctctgtctctctctctctctctctctctctctctctctgtctctctctctctctctctctctctctctctctctctctctcgctctctctctctgtctctctctctctctgtctctctctctctctctctgtctctctctctctctctctctctctgtctgtctgtctctctctctgtctctctctctctctctctctctctgtctctctgtctctctctctctgtctgtctctctctctctctgtctcgctctctctctctctgtctctctctctctctgtctctctctctctctctctctctgtctctctctctctctctgtctctctctctctctctctgtctctctctctctgtctctctctctctctctctgtctctcgctctctctctctctctgtctgtctgtctgtctctctctctctttctctctgtctgtctctctctctgtctgtctctctctgtctctgtctctctctctctctctgtctctctctctctctctgtctgtctctctctgtctcgctctctctctctctgtctcgctctctctctctctgtctctctctctctctgtctctctctctgtctctctctctctctgtctgtctcgctctctctctgtctctctctctctctctctctctgaggtcGCTGTCGGTGTTACCatagaaacagaaaatatttaggtaaaTCAATTTCTTTTCTGGGGAAAAGGATTGATTTTTAAACCCCAAATCGCAATACATTCAAGGATTTGCTTCCCCTAATAAATGTTCTAATAgtgatagtagtagtagtagtaataataataataataataataataataataataataataataataataataataataaggttGGTTTCTACGTTGTGTGTTTCCAGGTCTGGAGAAGAAGACTCAGGTGCTGCAGCCGACAGAGAAGAAGACGGTGGCGTATCACGAGGCGGGGCACGCCATCGTGGGCTGGTTCCTGCAGCACGCCGACCCGCTGCTGAAGGTACGTCCCGTAGaaagcttaaaaaaagacacaaacgtGTTTATCCCTCCTGTTCTCCTCgcctcaaatttgacccattttacaaagtttctatatcagaaatttgggttttctttcaaacaaattgtcgAAGAAAAACAACGTGGATGGTTCACTACAATCTTCACAcgtcaaataaatgatcagtccGCTACTTTAACAAAATTTGggtgtttaattcaattttataacttttaagaaaaacagttgaaagaatgttgaaaaaatttacaaaaattgcaaataaatgacacaaagtgtgtgtgtgtgtgtgtgtgttttactatattcgtggggtctgCACaaccttgtggggcccaaaatgctggaccccataaggttaaaggtctgtttgagggacttggttttaggattagggttagaattaggttatggttagggtgagggtaagggttaaggttaggcatttagtggtgatgggtaaggttagggtaaggggctagggaatgcattatgtcaatgacgggtccccacaaagatagtgaaacaaacgtgtgtctgtgagtgcgtgtgtgcgtgcatcctagggactgcagatgtaaattagcctGAGGCTAATTCTGGTGCACTGCATCAAATGTCaacatttatgttaaaaattgtacatggtccctaacaaataaaatgaatgaataaataaaaaataaagctcGGAGGTTTTTGATGTTTCCCGTATTTTGACAACAGCAACGCACACAGAGCGGAAGGTGAGTGGATAAAGCCTGACCTGCCAGATGTCAGGCTTCATCCTGGTACTTGTACTGGAAATGTTGCACCAGACCTCAGAGAGAGTAAGGTACGGTTGGGTACCGAATTCCACCTACCAGTATCGGGTCAAATGTGAACCGTACACCACTCTAGTTCTTGTAGGAGGATTGATGTTTTTCCAGTGCAGAAAAGAAGTGAAACCCCCATGTCCCGTGTGTGTCCAGGTGTCAATCATCCCGCGGGGGAAGGGTCTGGGCTACGCTCAGTACCTGCCCAGAGAGCAGTACCTGTACAGCAAAGAGCAGCTGTTCGACAGGATGTGCATGATGCTCGGCGGACGCGTGGCCGAGCAGGTCTTCTTCGGCAAGATCACCACCGGAGCTCAGGACGACCTGAAGAAGATCACGCAGTCCGCTTACGCTCAGgtacgccacacacacacacgcgcactcacactctcacactctcacacacacacacacacacacacacacacacacacacacacacagagagagagagacgcacactcacgcactcactcacacaaacatgcatgcacacaaacagagacacacagacagagacacacagacacacacgcacacacacacacagagagagagagagagacgcacactcacgcactcactcacacaaacatgcatgcacacaaacagagacacacagacacacacacatacgcacagagacacaaacgcacagacagacacacacgcacacacacacacacacacacacacacacacacacacacacagagacacactcactcactcactcactcacacaaacatgcatgcacacaaacagacacacacacacacacacacacacacacacacacacacagacacagacagaaagacagatgaCATCTATGCTACtacgttttattttgaaagcaaaTATCTTTCGCTGCGTTTACGCCTCGTGTTCACTAaggatgtaacgatgcatcgGCTGAAACCCAATTATAAATGTTTAAAGATTACAGCCGGTTGAgattaaaaaatgaatttgtcTATTCATATAGTCATTTTGAGATTCAACGTAGCAGTGTAGACGTAGCCTGAGTGTGTTTTCCTGCCGGTCCCCTCCCAGGTGGTGCAGTTTGGGATGAGTGAGAAGGTGGGGCAGGTGTCGTTCGACCTGCCCCGGCAGGGCGAGATGGTGCTGGAGAAGCCGTACAGCGAGGCCACGTCGGAGCTGATCGACCAGGAGGTCCGGGAGCTGGTGGAGCGGGCGTACCAGAGAACCCTGGAGCTCATCCAGGACAAGAAGGAGCTGGTGGAGATGGTGAGACCCTCCAACGCAACCGTTCTCAAACGTTTTTAGTAACAATGTTTGGCCCTTTTCCTCTGGGGCCCACTTACGTAATTGTTTGCGGAAAGAAAGACAAAGGGCCCCATTTTTaaggcgtgaagcgcctggtgtaCGAATTCATTTCTGCACAAgtctgtgttaacacagccgatttaaaaaaataaataaaataaaaataaataaatgaatcgCGTCGGCCCGTAATCGCATCgccattaacgcgttaacgctgacagccctaatttttatacattttatttatcagaactttaatatattttgatgttcctctgttctgttgagacaataaaacaaacaatgcagtttaaaaataaacttatattattttagtgaggactcataaataactacaaataactaatgttagggaaatctgtttgcgtttctggattttttttttttttaatatatatcggccgatatatcagaatatcggattttttaaatccccaaatatttgtatcgatatcggccttaaaaatccttcatCGGTCGGGCTGTAATCCCTGATTTGTTTCCCCCTCAGGTGGGGAAGCGTCTCctggagaaggaggtcctggaCAAGGCGGACATGTTGGAGCTGCTGGGCCCGCGGCCGTTCGAGGAGAAGTCGACGTACGAGGAGTTTGTGGAGGGGACGGGCAGCTTCGAGGAGGACACGAGCCTGCCGGAGGGACTCAAAGACTGGAaccaggagagaggaggggaggcgGAGGACGAGGGCCCGACTCCGGACAAACAGCTGGCCGCGTAGAGCCGCCGGCCCGGGACACTCAGATAAGATACAAACGCTGCAGAAAAAAACCAACAACTCAACACGGACTTTTACAGAGCCTTGGAGGGTCAACTATTTCCACAAATTCATGCCCTCAATTGACTTTTTCTGACACGTAAATGTCTAAATCCATTACAGAAAAGTTCTCAATTTCATCCAATTCGTCCCCACAACACTCACTGTGGACCCGCTGGATTTGATTTTAATTTTGGGCCGACACACGTGGATATATTTTGGGTTTTGATTGTTTAAAGGTTTCTGTTTCAGATGCATGGACCCAAGAGAAGGAAGGGGGGATGAATAAAGTCATTGAAGGATGAAATGATTGATTTTAAAAGGACACAAATGAAGTTATTAAAGTCTATTAAAGACAGGCTCTGTACAATCTCCGGTTAATCATAGAATTTACTTTCAtctttcagtccctccagaaaaacgtgattatgtgatcgcatgattcaatgcataatcagccaaagtctgcatatttatgcggggggggccgcattttttcaaatacgccgcactttcaccgcataaattgccgacttccacgcaaaatatgcggggcttgcatgatttcataatccccgcattttcgatgcaaaaaagtcacatatatcttagcagaaagtagaaacatgttgcgtttacttcacacaagagcagccattttctccTGTTGCCGTGGGAACGTTAtaaagtgacgtaattacgtgacgtgaacatcatcgaaaagctgcaaaccccgcgatgaagccacgttgaaaccgcaatttttgcaagttcctgcaatttcatcgcataaaattgcataaatatcccgcatattccatcgcattttttaagaaaacgtgccgcataatcaaggatttttgcccacaacaatcacaaaaaaactccgcatttttctggaaggactgatctTTGGATCTCACCAAGGCCGGGGCGGCCTctggctcacccagtaagagcgttcgccccatgtgggctgagtcctgcagcggcccgggttcgagtctgacctgctgccctctgctgtgtgtcgtcccccatctctctccccctttcacgtCTATCCACCGTCACTTGTAATAAGgggaaaaagcccccaaaaataatctttgaatCTCACCAAGGCTGCGATCACTTTGTTAGTTCACCGTTCGGACAGGAAGGCGCTCCATTTCGCCGTAACGCTGAGCGAACAGGAGACTGATTTTAAATAACGCTGAACTGAATGTGTAAATGATGCACATTCTTCTTATTTATTGCATAAAAAGGGAGTTTTCTTCCCCGACTGACGTACTGATAACACGcaaggaaaaaaa
Coding sequences within it:
- the si:ch1073-174d20.2 gene encoding AFG3-like protein 1 — encoded protein: MSQLLRLLSAAALPLCRAGGARARLSAVTARRLFTAGYRSSAAPNGCRTPADFFSCRRFQSAQRRLYSTEPKDGKGGAAGAGGGGGGGGGGGRSSGGGKRGGKDWWSRMQKGDFPWDEKDFRYLAITVAGAGSALLYFYFRDNGREISWKDFVHRYVGRGMVERLEVVNKQYVRVILVPGADADASYVWFNIGSVDTFERNLEAAQLELGLEPSHRPAVVYSTESDGSFLMSMIPTLLLISFLLFTLRRGPMGGGPGGGRGGPFSMSESTAKMMKDNIEVKFKDVAGCEEAKLEILEFVNFLKNPKQYQDLGAKIPKGAVLSGPPGTGKTLLAKATAGEANVPFITVNGSEFLEMFVGVGPARVRDMFAMARKNAPCILFIDEIDAVGRKRGGGNFGGQSEQENTLNQLLVEMDGFNTATNVVVLAGTNRPDILDPALMRPGRFDRQIYIGPPDIKGRASIFKVHLRPIKLDPNMDKDFLARKMAAATPGFTGADIANVCNEAALIAARHLNTSVNGKHFEQAIDRVIGGLEKKTQVLQPTEKKTVAYHEAGHAIVGWFLQHADPLLKVSIIPRGKGLGYAQYLPREQYLYSKEQLFDRMCMMLGGRVAEQVFFGKITTGAQDDLKKITQSAYAQVVQFGMSEKVGQVSFDLPRQGEMVLEKPYSEATSELIDQEVRELVERAYQRTLELIQDKKELVEMVGKRLLEKEVLDKADMLELLGPRPFEEKSTYEEFVEGTGSFEEDTSLPEGLKDWNQERGGEAEDEGPTPDKQLAA